In Eubalaena glacialis isolate mEubGla1 chromosome 4, mEubGla1.1.hap2.+ XY, whole genome shotgun sequence, one DNA window encodes the following:
- the HNRNPM gene encoding heterogeneous nuclear ribonucleoprotein M isoform X3: MEESMKKAAEVLNKHSLSGRPLKVKEDPDGEHARRAMQKAGRLGSTVFVANLDYKVGWKKLKEVFSMAGVVVRADILEDKDGKSRGIGTVTFEQSIEAVQAISMFNGQLLFDRPMHVKMDERALPKGDFFPPERPQQLPHGLGGIGMGLGPGGQPIDANHLNKGIGMGNIGPAGMGMEGIGFGINKMGGMEGPFGGGMENMGRFGSGMNMGRINEMERGMGGGFERDFARNEMGMSRSFGEPLGRGMEILSNALKRGEIIAKQGGGGGGGSVPGIERMGPGIDRIGGAGMERMGAGLGHGMDRVGSEIERMGLVMDRMGSVERMGSGIERMGPLGLDHMASSIERMGQTMERIGSGVERMGAGMGFGLERMAAPIDRVGQTIERMGSGVERMGPAIERMGLGMERMVPAGMGAGLERMGPVMDRMATGLERMGANNLERMGLERMGANSLERMGLERMGANSLERMGPAMGPALGAGIERMGLAMGGGGGASFDRAIEMERGNFGGSFAGSFGGAGGHAPGVARKACQIFVRNLPFDFTWKMLKDKFNECGHVLYADIKMENGKSKGCGVVKFESPEVAERACRMMNGMKLSGREIDVRIDRNA, encoded by the exons ATGGAAGAGAGCATGAAAAAAGCTGCTGAAGTTCTAAACAAGCATAGTCTGAGTGGAAGACCACTGAAAGTCAAAGAA GATCCTGATGGTGAACATGCCAGGAGAGCAATGCAAAAG GCTGGAAGACTTGGAAGCACAGTATTTGTAGCAAAT CTGGATTATAAAGTTGGCTGGAAGAAACTGAAGGAAGTTTTTAGTATGGCTGGTGTGGTGGTCCGAGCAGACATTCTTGAGGATAAAGATGGAAAAAGTCGTGGAATAGGCACTGTTACTTTTGAACAGTCCATTGAAGCTGTGCAAGCTATAT CTATGTTTAATGGCCAACTGCTATTTGACAGACCAATGCACGTGAAAATG GATGAGAGGGCCTTACCAAAGGGAGATTTTTTCCCTCCTGAGCGTCCACAACAACTTCCCC atGGACTTGGTGGTATTGGCATGGGGTTAGGACCAGGAGGGCAGCCTATTGACGCTAATCATTTGAATAAAGGCATTGGAATGGGCAACATAGGACCCGCAG gaatgGGAATGGAAGGCATAGGAtttggaataaataaaatgggag GCATGGAGGGACCCTTTGGTGGTGGTATGGAAAACATGGGTCGATTTGGATCTGGGATGAACATGGGCAGAATAAATG aGATGGAGCGTGGCATGGGTGGAGGATTTGAGAGAGACTTTGCCAGAAATGAAATGGGAATGTCTCGAAGCTTTGGAGAGCCCCTTGGCAGAGGAATGG AAATCCTAAGTAATGCACTGAAGAGAGGAGAGATCATTGCAAAGCAGGGAGGAG GTGGAGGCGGAGGCAGTGTCCCTGGAATTGAGAGGATGGGCCCCGGCATTGACCGCATTGGGGGTGCCGGCATGGAGCGCATGGGTGCAGGCCTGGGCCACGGCATGGATCGTGTGGGCTCCGAGATTGAGCGCATGGGCCTGGTCATGGACCGCATGGGCTCAGTCGAGCGCATGGGCTCCGGCATCGAGCGCATGGGCCCGCTGGGCCTCGACCACATGGCCTCCAGCATCGAGCGCATGGGCCAGACCATGGAGCGCATCGGCTCTGGCGTGGAGCGCATGGGTGCCGGCATGGGCTTTGGCCTGGAGCGTATGGCCGCACCCATTGACCGTGTGGGCCAGACCATCGAGCGCATGGGCTCTGGCGTGGAGCGAATGGGCCCTGCCATCGAGCGCATGGGCCTGGGCATGGAGCGCATGGTGCCCGCAGGCATGGGGGCAGGCCTGGAGCGCATGGGCCCTGTGATGGATCGCATGGCCACCGGCCTGGAGCGCATGGGCGCCAACAACCTGGAGCGCATGGGCCTGGAGCGCATGGGCGCCAACAGTCTCGAGCGCATGGGCCTGGAGCGCATGGGCGCCAACAGCCTGGAGCGCATGGGTCCCGCCATGGGCCCGGCCCTGGGCGCTGGCATTGAGCGCATGGGCCTGGCCATGGGTGGTGGTGGCGGTGCCAGCTTTGACCGTGCCATCGAGATGGAGCGTGGCAACTTTGGAGGAAGCTTCGCAGGTTCCTTTGGTGGAGCTGGAGGCCATGCTCCTGGGGTGGCCAGGAAGGCCTGCCAGATATTTGTGAGAAAT CTCCCATTTGATTTTACATGGAAGATGCTAAAAGACAAGTTCAACGAATGTG GCCACGTGCTGTATGCCGACATCAAGATGGAGAATGGGAAGTCCAAGGGGTGCGGTGTGGTTAAGTTTGAGTCGCCAGAGGTGGCTGAGAGAGCCTGCCGGATGATGAATGGGATGAAGCTGAGTGGCCGAGAGATTGATGTTCGAATCGATAGAAATGCTTAA
- the HNRNPM gene encoding heterogeneous nuclear ribonucleoprotein M isoform X4 yields MEESMKKAAEVLNKHSLSGRPLKVKEDPDGEHARRAMQKVMATTGGMGMGPGGPGMINIPPSILNNPNIPNEIIHALQAGRLGSTVFVANLDYKVGWKKLKEVFSMAGVVVRADILEDKDGKSRGIGTVTFEQSIEAVQAISMFNGQLLFDRPMHVKMDERALPKGDFFPPERPQQLPHGLGGIGMGLGPGGQPIDANHLNKGIGMGNIGPAGMEGPFGGGMENMGRFGSGMNMGRINEILSNALKRGEIIAKQGGGGGGGSVPGIERMGPGIDRIGGAGMERMGAGLGHGMDRVGSEIERMGLVMDRMGSVERMGSGIERMGPLGLDHMASSIERMGQTMERIGSGVERMGAGMGFGLERMAAPIDRVGQTIERMGSGVERMGPAIERMGLGMERMVPAGMGAGLERMGPVMDRMATGLERMGANNLERMGLERMGANSLERMGLERMGANSLERMGPAMGPALGAGIERMGLAMGGGGGASFDRAIEMERGNFGGSFAGSFGGAGGHAPGVARKACQIFVRNLPFDFTWKMLKDKFNECGHVLYADIKMENGKSKGCGVVKFESPEVAERACRMMNGMKLSGREIDVRIDRNA; encoded by the exons ATGGAAGAGAGCATGAAAAAAGCTGCTGAAGTTCTAAACAAGCATAGTCTGAGTGGAAGACCACTGAAAGTCAAAGAA GATCCTGATGGTGAACATGCCAGGAGAGCAATGCAAAAGGTGATGGCTACGACTGGTGGGATGGGTATGGGACCAGGTGGCCCAGGAATGATTAATATCCCACCCAGTATCCTAAATAATCCTAACATCCCAAATGAGATTATCCATGCATTACAGGCTGGAAGACTTGGAAGCACAGTATTTGTAGCAAAT CTGGATTATAAAGTTGGCTGGAAGAAACTGAAGGAAGTTTTTAGTATGGCTGGTGTGGTGGTCCGAGCAGACATTCTTGAGGATAAAGATGGAAAAAGTCGTGGAATAGGCACTGTTACTTTTGAACAGTCCATTGAAGCTGTGCAAGCTATAT CTATGTTTAATGGCCAACTGCTATTTGACAGACCAATGCACGTGAAAATG GATGAGAGGGCCTTACCAAAGGGAGATTTTTTCCCTCCTGAGCGTCCACAACAACTTCCCC atGGACTTGGTGGTATTGGCATGGGGTTAGGACCAGGAGGGCAGCCTATTGACGCTAATCATTTGAATAAAGGCATTGGAATGGGCAACATAGGACCCGCAG GCATGGAGGGACCCTTTGGTGGTGGTATGGAAAACATGGGTCGATTTGGATCTGGGATGAACATGGGCAGAATAAATG AAATCCTAAGTAATGCACTGAAGAGAGGAGAGATCATTGCAAAGCAGGGAGGAG GTGGAGGCGGAGGCAGTGTCCCTGGAATTGAGAGGATGGGCCCCGGCATTGACCGCATTGGGGGTGCCGGCATGGAGCGCATGGGTGCAGGCCTGGGCCACGGCATGGATCGTGTGGGCTCCGAGATTGAGCGCATGGGCCTGGTCATGGACCGCATGGGCTCAGTCGAGCGCATGGGCTCCGGCATCGAGCGCATGGGCCCGCTGGGCCTCGACCACATGGCCTCCAGCATCGAGCGCATGGGCCAGACCATGGAGCGCATCGGCTCTGGCGTGGAGCGCATGGGTGCCGGCATGGGCTTTGGCCTGGAGCGTATGGCCGCACCCATTGACCGTGTGGGCCAGACCATCGAGCGCATGGGCTCTGGCGTGGAGCGAATGGGCCCTGCCATCGAGCGCATGGGCCTGGGCATGGAGCGCATGGTGCCCGCAGGCATGGGGGCAGGCCTGGAGCGCATGGGCCCTGTGATGGATCGCATGGCCACCGGCCTGGAGCGCATGGGCGCCAACAACCTGGAGCGCATGGGCCTGGAGCGCATGGGCGCCAACAGTCTCGAGCGCATGGGCCTGGAGCGCATGGGCGCCAACAGCCTGGAGCGCATGGGTCCCGCCATGGGCCCGGCCCTGGGCGCTGGCATTGAGCGCATGGGCCTGGCCATGGGTGGTGGTGGCGGTGCCAGCTTTGACCGTGCCATCGAGATGGAGCGTGGCAACTTTGGAGGAAGCTTCGCAGGTTCCTTTGGTGGAGCTGGAGGCCATGCTCCTGGGGTGGCCAGGAAGGCCTGCCAGATATTTGTGAGAAAT CTCCCATTTGATTTTACATGGAAGATGCTAAAAGACAAGTTCAACGAATGTG GCCACGTGCTGTATGCCGACATCAAGATGGAGAATGGGAAGTCCAAGGGGTGCGGTGTGGTTAAGTTTGAGTCGCCAGAGGTGGCTGAGAGAGCCTGCCGGATGATGAATGGGATGAAGCTGAGTGGCCGAGAGATTGATGTTCGAATCGATAGAAATGCTTAA
- the HNRNPM gene encoding heterogeneous nuclear ribonucleoprotein M isoform X2, giving the protein MEESMKKAAEVLNKHSLSGRPLKVKEDPDGEHARRAMQKVMATTGGMGMGPGGPGMINIPPSILNNPNIPNEIIHALQAGRLGSTVFVANLDYKVGWKKLKEVFSMAGVVVRADILEDKDGKSRGIGTVTFEQSIEAVQAISMFNGQLLFDRPMHVKMDERALPKGDFFPPERPQQLPHGLGGIGMGLGPGGQPIDANHLNKGIGMGNIGPAGMEGPFGGGMENMGRFGSGMNMGRINEMERGMGGGFERDFARNEMGMSRSFGEPLGRGMEILSNALKRGEIIAKQGGGGGGGSVPGIERMGPGIDRIGGAGMERMGAGLGHGMDRVGSEIERMGLVMDRMGSVERMGSGIERMGPLGLDHMASSIERMGQTMERIGSGVERMGAGMGFGLERMAAPIDRVGQTIERMGSGVERMGPAIERMGLGMERMVPAGMGAGLERMGPVMDRMATGLERMGANNLERMGLERMGANSLERMGLERMGANSLERMGPAMGPALGAGIERMGLAMGGGGGASFDRAIEMERGNFGGSFAGSFGGAGGHAPGVARKACQIFVRNLPFDFTWKMLKDKFNECGHVLYADIKMENGKSKGCGVVKFESPEVAERACRMMNGMKLSGREIDVRIDRNA; this is encoded by the exons ATGGAAGAGAGCATGAAAAAAGCTGCTGAAGTTCTAAACAAGCATAGTCTGAGTGGAAGACCACTGAAAGTCAAAGAA GATCCTGATGGTGAACATGCCAGGAGAGCAATGCAAAAGGTGATGGCTACGACTGGTGGGATGGGTATGGGACCAGGTGGCCCAGGAATGATTAATATCCCACCCAGTATCCTAAATAATCCTAACATCCCAAATGAGATTATCCATGCATTACAGGCTGGAAGACTTGGAAGCACAGTATTTGTAGCAAAT CTGGATTATAAAGTTGGCTGGAAGAAACTGAAGGAAGTTTTTAGTATGGCTGGTGTGGTGGTCCGAGCAGACATTCTTGAGGATAAAGATGGAAAAAGTCGTGGAATAGGCACTGTTACTTTTGAACAGTCCATTGAAGCTGTGCAAGCTATAT CTATGTTTAATGGCCAACTGCTATTTGACAGACCAATGCACGTGAAAATG GATGAGAGGGCCTTACCAAAGGGAGATTTTTTCCCTCCTGAGCGTCCACAACAACTTCCCC atGGACTTGGTGGTATTGGCATGGGGTTAGGACCAGGAGGGCAGCCTATTGACGCTAATCATTTGAATAAAGGCATTGGAATGGGCAACATAGGACCCGCAG GCATGGAGGGACCCTTTGGTGGTGGTATGGAAAACATGGGTCGATTTGGATCTGGGATGAACATGGGCAGAATAAATG aGATGGAGCGTGGCATGGGTGGAGGATTTGAGAGAGACTTTGCCAGAAATGAAATGGGAATGTCTCGAAGCTTTGGAGAGCCCCTTGGCAGAGGAATGG AAATCCTAAGTAATGCACTGAAGAGAGGAGAGATCATTGCAAAGCAGGGAGGAG GTGGAGGCGGAGGCAGTGTCCCTGGAATTGAGAGGATGGGCCCCGGCATTGACCGCATTGGGGGTGCCGGCATGGAGCGCATGGGTGCAGGCCTGGGCCACGGCATGGATCGTGTGGGCTCCGAGATTGAGCGCATGGGCCTGGTCATGGACCGCATGGGCTCAGTCGAGCGCATGGGCTCCGGCATCGAGCGCATGGGCCCGCTGGGCCTCGACCACATGGCCTCCAGCATCGAGCGCATGGGCCAGACCATGGAGCGCATCGGCTCTGGCGTGGAGCGCATGGGTGCCGGCATGGGCTTTGGCCTGGAGCGTATGGCCGCACCCATTGACCGTGTGGGCCAGACCATCGAGCGCATGGGCTCTGGCGTGGAGCGAATGGGCCCTGCCATCGAGCGCATGGGCCTGGGCATGGAGCGCATGGTGCCCGCAGGCATGGGGGCAGGCCTGGAGCGCATGGGCCCTGTGATGGATCGCATGGCCACCGGCCTGGAGCGCATGGGCGCCAACAACCTGGAGCGCATGGGCCTGGAGCGCATGGGCGCCAACAGTCTCGAGCGCATGGGCCTGGAGCGCATGGGCGCCAACAGCCTGGAGCGCATGGGTCCCGCCATGGGCCCGGCCCTGGGCGCTGGCATTGAGCGCATGGGCCTGGCCATGGGTGGTGGTGGCGGTGCCAGCTTTGACCGTGCCATCGAGATGGAGCGTGGCAACTTTGGAGGAAGCTTCGCAGGTTCCTTTGGTGGAGCTGGAGGCCATGCTCCTGGGGTGGCCAGGAAGGCCTGCCAGATATTTGTGAGAAAT CTCCCATTTGATTTTACATGGAAGATGCTAAAAGACAAGTTCAACGAATGTG GCCACGTGCTGTATGCCGACATCAAGATGGAGAATGGGAAGTCCAAGGGGTGCGGTGTGGTTAAGTTTGAGTCGCCAGAGGTGGCTGAGAGAGCCTGCCGGATGATGAATGGGATGAAGCTGAGTGGCCGAGAGATTGATGTTCGAATCGATAGAAATGCTTAA
- the HNRNPM gene encoding heterogeneous nuclear ribonucleoprotein M isoform X7 has protein sequence MEESMKKAAEVLNKHSLSGRPLKVKEDPDGEHARRAMQKAGRLGSTVFVANLDYKVGWKKLKEVFSMAGVVVRADILEDKDGKSRGIGTVTFEQSIEAVQAISMFNGQLLFDRPMHVKMDERALPKGDFFPPERPQQLPHGLGGIGMGLGPGGQPIDANHLNKGIGMGNIGPAGMGMEGIGFGINKMGGMEGPFGGGMENMGRFGSGMNMGRINGGGGGSVPGIERMGPGIDRIGGAGMERMGAGLGHGMDRVGSEIERMGLVMDRMGSVERMGSGIERMGPLGLDHMASSIERMGQTMERIGSGVERMGAGMGFGLERMAAPIDRVGQTIERMGSGVERMGPAIERMGLGMERMVPAGMGAGLERMGPVMDRMATGLERMGANNLERMGLERMGANSLERMGLERMGANSLERMGPAMGPALGAGIERMGLAMGGGGGASFDRAIEMERGNFGGSFAGSFGGAGGHAPGVARKACQIFVRNLPFDFTWKMLKDKFNECGHVLYADIKMENGKSKGCGVVKFESPEVAERACRMMNGMKLSGREIDVRIDRNA, from the exons ATGGAAGAGAGCATGAAAAAAGCTGCTGAAGTTCTAAACAAGCATAGTCTGAGTGGAAGACCACTGAAAGTCAAAGAA GATCCTGATGGTGAACATGCCAGGAGAGCAATGCAAAAG GCTGGAAGACTTGGAAGCACAGTATTTGTAGCAAAT CTGGATTATAAAGTTGGCTGGAAGAAACTGAAGGAAGTTTTTAGTATGGCTGGTGTGGTGGTCCGAGCAGACATTCTTGAGGATAAAGATGGAAAAAGTCGTGGAATAGGCACTGTTACTTTTGAACAGTCCATTGAAGCTGTGCAAGCTATAT CTATGTTTAATGGCCAACTGCTATTTGACAGACCAATGCACGTGAAAATG GATGAGAGGGCCTTACCAAAGGGAGATTTTTTCCCTCCTGAGCGTCCACAACAACTTCCCC atGGACTTGGTGGTATTGGCATGGGGTTAGGACCAGGAGGGCAGCCTATTGACGCTAATCATTTGAATAAAGGCATTGGAATGGGCAACATAGGACCCGCAG gaatgGGAATGGAAGGCATAGGAtttggaataaataaaatgggag GCATGGAGGGACCCTTTGGTGGTGGTATGGAAAACATGGGTCGATTTGGATCTGGGATGAACATGGGCAGAATAAATG GTGGAGGCGGAGGCAGTGTCCCTGGAATTGAGAGGATGGGCCCCGGCATTGACCGCATTGGGGGTGCCGGCATGGAGCGCATGGGTGCAGGCCTGGGCCACGGCATGGATCGTGTGGGCTCCGAGATTGAGCGCATGGGCCTGGTCATGGACCGCATGGGCTCAGTCGAGCGCATGGGCTCCGGCATCGAGCGCATGGGCCCGCTGGGCCTCGACCACATGGCCTCCAGCATCGAGCGCATGGGCCAGACCATGGAGCGCATCGGCTCTGGCGTGGAGCGCATGGGTGCCGGCATGGGCTTTGGCCTGGAGCGTATGGCCGCACCCATTGACCGTGTGGGCCAGACCATCGAGCGCATGGGCTCTGGCGTGGAGCGAATGGGCCCTGCCATCGAGCGCATGGGCCTGGGCATGGAGCGCATGGTGCCCGCAGGCATGGGGGCAGGCCTGGAGCGCATGGGCCCTGTGATGGATCGCATGGCCACCGGCCTGGAGCGCATGGGCGCCAACAACCTGGAGCGCATGGGCCTGGAGCGCATGGGCGCCAACAGTCTCGAGCGCATGGGCCTGGAGCGCATGGGCGCCAACAGCCTGGAGCGCATGGGTCCCGCCATGGGCCCGGCCCTGGGCGCTGGCATTGAGCGCATGGGCCTGGCCATGGGTGGTGGTGGCGGTGCCAGCTTTGACCGTGCCATCGAGATGGAGCGTGGCAACTTTGGAGGAAGCTTCGCAGGTTCCTTTGGTGGAGCTGGAGGCCATGCTCCTGGGGTGGCCAGGAAGGCCTGCCAGATATTTGTGAGAAAT CTCCCATTTGATTTTACATGGAAGATGCTAAAAGACAAGTTCAACGAATGTG GCCACGTGCTGTATGCCGACATCAAGATGGAGAATGGGAAGTCCAAGGGGTGCGGTGTGGTTAAGTTTGAGTCGCCAGAGGTGGCTGAGAGAGCCTGCCGGATGATGAATGGGATGAAGCTGAGTGGCCGAGAGATTGATGTTCGAATCGATAGAAATGCTTAA